A segment of the Sanyastnella coralliicola genome:
TAGCGATTGAGATAGAGCGCAACGATTTCCTGCTTCGTGTACTGCTGTTCCAGTCGAGCGGCAATAATCCACTCTTTCGGCTTTTGAAGGAGCGCGCGTTCAAGTCGACTGATTCTCTCATACTCTTCCGTGAAAAGGAGCTTGGCCAACTGCTGAGAAATCGTGGAACCTCCACCTTTACCACCCATGTATGCTGCGGCACGAGCCAATGAGATAAAATCAACCCCAGAATGCTCCCAGTAGCGTGCATCCTCTGTTGCTACCAGGGCATCCACCAAATGAGGTGGAAGGTTTTCGTATCGTATATCAGATCTATTCTCGCGGTAATAACGACCAATGACTTCATCGTCAGAAGTGAAGACTTCAGTGGCGAGGTTGGTCTTTGGATTCGATAACGCTTCTGTTGACGGCAGGTCACTATTTGAAGCAATGAGCAACAAAAGCGCTATGCCTAAAAAAGGTGATAGAACGATCAACCAGAAGATGAACAAGTACTTACGAACCTTGCTCTTTGGGATGGATGCTTTTTTCTTAGCCATAGTTACAGACTTGGTGCAAAGGTAAATTTCTAAGAATTCGTTTCTATTCTTTGGTCAAATGAAAAAGTGCAGGTCTTTTTCAATTATTCGCTAGCGCGGAATGGGATTCGATTGTATTCACACTAATTGAGAAAGAACTGCCCATGGATTTGCGTAAGTTTGCGGGTCGCTAACAGACTAAACCGCAAGTCGCTTCCATTGTTATAGTGGAAGAATTGAACATCATATTCGAATGGTAGCACTGATAAAAGCAGCCCAGCTCATTTTGAGCCTTTCTATACTTGTTGTCCTTCACGAGCTAGGTCACTTCGCGCCAGCCAAGTGGTTCAAGACCCGCGTTGAGAAGTTCTACCTCTTCTTCGATCCAGGTTTCAGCCTTTTCAAAGTTAAACGAGGAGAGACTGAATATGGTATCGGTTGGCTACCTCTTGGTGGATATGTGAAAATCGCCGGGATGGTTGACGAGTCTATGGATACTGAGGCCTTGAAAGAGGAACCAAAACCATGGGAATTCCGTTCGAAGCCAGCGTGGCAGCGATTGATCATTATGATTGGTGGTGTGACGGTCAACTTGATTCTCGGGTTCTTTATCTACGCGATGGTTTTCTTCGTTTGGGGAGAAGATTATTTGAAGGTTGAAGATGTTCCTTACGGCTTGCACTTTGAAGATCGCATTGAATTCTTGGGGTTCCAGGAAGGAGATAACATCGTAGCCCTTAACGGAACACCAACTGTAGAATACGATGATATTCGTCGTTCTATCTTCAGTGAAACAGTGTTGAACGTAACGGTAGATCGTAACGGACAAGAGATCGTTCTTGAGATGCCTGAAGACCTTGGTCAGATTTTTATTGACAGTAATGTGCGCCAACCATTTCTCTTGCGTTGTCCGACATTTATTGACTCACTGACTGAAAAAGGTTCTGCGATCAATTGTGGTT
Coding sequences within it:
- the rseP gene encoding RIP metalloprotease RseP, which encodes MVALIKAAQLILSLSILVVLHELGHFAPAKWFKTRVEKFYLFFDPGFSLFKVKRGETEYGIGWLPLGGYVKIAGMVDESMDTEALKEEPKPWEFRSKPAWQRLIIMIGGVTVNLILGFFIYAMVFFVWGEDYLKVEDVPYGLHFEDRIEFLGFQEGDNIVALNGTPTVEYDDIRRSIFSETVLNVTVDRNGQEIVLEMPEDLGQIFIDSNVRQPFLLRCPTFIDSLTEKGSAINCGFQRADQIVGINEMRGTYFQDIAKEINKHINEEIDVHIIRNGVEQTITCKTDTNGTIGFYPVAPNRIEEFNYQHRSFSFGAAIPAGFVEAKEILEGYVLSLRFLFSKSGATQIGSFITLGSIFDASWNWEVFWRTTAFLSLILAFMNLLPIPALDGGHVAFLLYEMVAGKPAPQKFLERAQMVGVVILLGLMVFAIGNDIYRWLTDAL